The genome window AGGCTCTCCTTATCTGGACAGGCAGAAGAGTTTCCTTTCTGAGCTTGGTGGGACTGGGCCCTTAGGCCAGGttggcactttgcctgccctacCATCCTCTCAGATAAGCCATGGTACATGGTAAGTGGACCACTGATGTGTCTTCACACTTGTATTTTTGTTCCACTTTTCAGAATACAATGATGGTGGTAGCTCACCTCCAGGAAGAGACGATGGTTGGAATTCTTTCCGTGATAATTTTGGCAAGAGGAGACCCCTTTATGAACACAATGAATATGAGCCTCAGCCCTCACACCTCCAGGAAGATGACGGAAACATGGTGATGAGGCATGTCCAGGAGGACCCCAAAGTAAGACGGTAAGCGACCAGGAAGCATGGTTTGCACGCAGCAGCCCCTGGGAGTATGCAACTCTCTCACTCTCCAtgcacttctttttcttccctcactgCCCAGCTGAAGCATGCTGGAAGTGGAATAATGGTTCAGCAGTCCTAATTGTGGTGCTGGTGTCAAAGAGCTGAGGGTGTACAGAAGACTTTCTTAGCACCTATGGCCACtcaccctccttctctcctcattCGCCCTGCAGCTCTGCCTATAACATCCGAGGCAACAGGAGGAGAGTGACATGGCACAGTGGAGGCCATGTCCATATTACTGtgtgcagaaatagagaccctctggagagagaaatgggggaGAACACAGAAGATGAACCCCCAGGGAGCTGGTTCAAGGTCACTGTGAGTACCCCTAAAAATGTATGCAATGTGCAGGAGAGAAACGTCAGGGGGAGTTGTGTTGGTGTCATGTAGAGATGCTCGTTTCTTTTGCTGGGGACAGTTTGTAATCTGTCCTTTTTATTACTAGGAGTTAACAATCTTGTTCATCTAAGGGCAAATTCAGAGAAGCAATATAAAGGGAACAGGCTGACGGTAAGGAGAACGGAGGAGACTGTCTCAAGGCAAAGATGGACTCTACTGCCAAGCATATGGAGCAACTCCACACTGGAGGTCTCAGTTTGGCAAGCTGAGTGTGAGAGATGAGGGGGTCGAGTCTCTGGAGACCTTGTCTGAGGGGCAAGCAGTGTCTGCAGTAGGTAGGATCTCCTGGAACTTTATGAAAGGAAGACCATCTCTAACACCTTGCTCATTGGGAAGAGAGTTTTGACTGGAGAGAAAGAGTATTTAGGAAATCCATATTATGCGCAAACATAAGAAATCATGCCAGTGGTTCCTTCTTTAGAAGCCCTTTCAAGCTCAGTAGAAGGCCGGAAAAGCACATTGTGTTGGGTCTGTTCTCCAGACTGCACTCCCTGTTGTCTGTCCTGTCTCCCAtcccttctttccatccttaGATTCCTTATGGGATACACTATGACAAGACATGGCTGATGAACTCAATCCAGAGGCATTGCAGTGTCCCGTTCACTCCAGTGGATGTAAGAGAGGATGCTGAAGCCAGACGAGTGGGCACAGGGAAGGGGGAGAGACCGGGTTCAGCAGGTTCTGTTGGCCTCTGATACTATTGCTGTTGCCTTCAATCCCTGTAGTTCCACTACGTGGGAAATATGGCTCGATTCTTTGTCCAGGAAGCCAGCACTGCCTCTGCCTTGAAGGGTGTCAGCTACAAGATTTATGACCAGGAGGGCCGAAAGGTGTGTGTTGAGGGTGTTACCTGTACCTCATCCTGGGGAAGGAGTACAGGCCAGGGGCTGGTCGTCTTCCTTGGAACTAGGGTTCCTGGTGCTcagcccacctcttcttcctgcAGATGCCTATCTTTGTCAACACCTCTGCTGTTCCCTACTCTGTGCAGAATAAGTTGGAGCCAGAAGAAATGGAGCAGCTAAAGGTAGTGCAGACTGAAGGCATGTTGTGTGcccacctctgcttcctccagcCCCCCGTCCCCCTCGCCCCCGATTTCCCTGCCATCACCACAGCCCCAGAGAggctctctccatctctctctgcagCTGACCTTGAACAAACGGTATGATGTCTTCCAGCAAGCTCTTGACCTCCAGAGGCTCCGCTTTGACCCAGGTAAGGCTGACAGCAGTAATTCTAGGGCAGGTGAGGGCAGAGGGGTCTTCCTGGAGGGAGACTCAGGGATGGTAAtgtggggaggggctggtgctGGCCCCACACCCCACTCAGCCATCtgattccctcccctctccttcctgaagACTTGGTGGGCCATGATATTGATATAATTCTGAGTCGAAGAAACTGCATGGCTGCCACCCTGCAGATCATCGAAAAGAATTTCCCTGAGGTGAGGCTGTAGGTCCAGCGCTGGTATGATGGTAGGGGGTGGGAGAGACAGGAGGCGGAGGGCAGATGTGTGTGTAAGGTCCTAGGGAGTAACCTTCACTCTACCTCTTCTTCCCGCAAAGCTGTTGTCCTTGAACTTGAGCAGCAACAAACTGTACCGGCTGGATGGCCTGTCTGACATTATACAGATGGCCCCCATGGTCAAGATCCTGAACCTCTCCAACAATGAGGTGAGAAGAGGGAGCCAGATCAAAGTTGGGCtgaccttggggtggggggtagttgTCATCAGAGAGATGAGGAGGGAGATGAAGGCAcctgtgggggagggtgggggccgggggtgcAGGGGCctggttgtttttctttccctgggaTTTGCTTTCCAATTTCCTTGGCATATTTCTCAGCTGCAGTCTGTGTGGGAGTTGAGAAAGATGAAAGGGCTGAAGCTTGAAGAGCTGTGGCTAGAAGGGAACCCATTGTGTGgcaccttcccagaccaggccacCTACGTAAGGTCAGTGTGAACACCCTGTCCTCCTTCTTGGTGACCTTCACCCAGGGGAGCCTAAAATATCTCTGACAGTGTCCCTTTGC of Hippopotamus amphibius kiboko isolate mHipAmp2 chromosome X, mHipAmp2.hap2, whole genome shotgun sequence contains these proteins:
- the LOC130841431 gene encoding nuclear RNA export factor 2-like; this encodes MVMRHVQEDPKVRRSAYNIRGNRRRVTWHSGGHVHITVCRNRDPLEREMGENTEDEPPGSWFKVTIPYGIHYDKTWLMNSIQRHCSVPFTPVDFHYVGNMARFFVQEASTASALKGVSYKIYDQEGRKVCMPIFVNTSAVPYSVQNKLEPEEMEQLKLTLNKRYDVFQQALDLQRLRFDPDLVGHDIDIILSRRNCMAATLQIIEKNFPELLSLNLSSNKLYRLDGLSDIIQMAPMVKILNLSNNELQSVWELRKMKGLKLEELWLEGNPLCGTFPDQATYVSAIRDCFPKLLRLDGQKLPSPIIIDIDTPSVIKPCKESYKGSETLKSIILQFLQQYYFIHDYGDRKRLLGAYHEEACFSLTIPFQPEDPAPSSLGEYFKESRNMKNLKDPHLRVQLLKHRRGDIVRALCVLPNTQHDLSSFLVDMWFHTETMLCFSVSGVFKEVEGSPQGCVRAFTRTFIATPGSFSSLFIVNDELFVREASPKKTQSTFSIPVPTPSTSFMPTFSSEQQQMVQAFSTQSGMNLQWSQKCLQDNEWNYTRAGQVFSMLKTEGKIPEEAFKEIP